Genomic segment of Streptococcus pneumoniae:
TTCAATTTCACCTGGATTGCTCCCGTCATTGCTATACTCAACAATGAAAAGAGACGGATAGACCTCAATCAAGCGACCAATCTTATCTTTTTGACGTTTCCGTCCATTTTCCAAGGTCATAGCTACTAACTTTCCTTCGTGAGCCTTAACCTCTTCTTTAATCTTCTTCATCTTCGCAACATCTGCAAATGCATCACTCATGCTCTACTCCTCTCTTTTAGAAATACTTGAAAATTTATTGTATTCCTTTTGAAAAATCAATTCCACCGTACCACGCGCACCGCTCCGGTTTTTCTCGATAATGACTTCGACCTTATTATTGGGAATGCCCTCTTCTTCCTCGCCTCCTCGCTCATAATAATCATCACGATACAAGAAAGCAACGATATCGGCATCCTGCTCGATAGATCCAGATTCACGAATATCTGACAAAACTGGTCGTTTGTCCTGCCGCTGCTCAACACTACGCGATAGCTGACTGAGAGCAATGACAGGAACTTTCAATTCCTTAGCCAAAATCTTTAACTGTCGTGAAATTTCTGATACTTCCTGTTGGCGATTTTCACGCCCTGTCCCTGTAATCAACTGCAAATAGTCAATCAGAACAAGACCAAGATTGCCAGTTTCCTGAGCTAGTTTCCGCGAACGAGAACGAATTTCTGTAATCCGAATCCCTGGTGTGTCATCAATATAAATACTAGCATTGGCAAGATTCCCTTGAGCAATCGTATATTTCCGCCACTCTTCATCAGTCAACTGCCCCGTTCGGATCGAATGCGACTCAATCAAGCCTTCTGCCGCTAACATCCGATCGACCAAGCTCTCTGCCCCCATCTCAAGAGAAAAAATCGCAACCGTCTTATCCAGCTTGGTTCCGATATTCTGGGCAATATTGAGGGCAAAGGCTGTCTTTCCGACGGCAGGACGGGCTGCAAGGATGATTAACTCCTCCTCATGTAGCCCTGTCGTCATGTGGTCCAAATCCTTATAACCTGTCGCAATCCCTGTAATATCAGATGTTTGCTGGGAACGCTGCTCTAAGCTTTCAAAGTTAAGATTCAGCACTTCACGGATATTTTTAAATCCACTTCGACTAGCGTTCTCACTGACATCAATCAAAGCTTTTTCTGCACCAGCAATAATCTCATCTGCTGGGCTTCCGCCATCATAAGCCTGATTGATACTCTCGGTCAAACGGCTAATTAGACGCCGTAAGACAGCCTTTTCTGCGACAATCTTGGCATAATACTCAGCATTGGCTGAAGTCGGTACCGCATTGACCAAATCGGCAATATAAGACAGACCACCAATATTTTGCAAATCATCCTGACTGTCTAAAATATTACGAACAGTCGCCGCATCAATCGCATCCCCACGGTCTGCCAAATCAATCATCGCCTTAAAAATCAGACGATGAGCGTATTTAAAGAAGTCGGCAGGCTCGATATACTCACGAACAAAGACTAGCTTGCTCTCATCAATGAAAATCGCTCCCAGCACAGACTGCTCAGCCAAAATATCCT
This window contains:
- a CDS encoding Veg family protein: MSDAFADVAKMKKIKEEVKAHEGKLVAMTLENGRKRQKDKIGRLIEVYPSLFIVEYSNDGSNPGEIENTYVESYTYSDILTEKNLIRYIHED
- the dnaB gene encoding replicative DNA helicase, whose product is MAEIDELRAQPQDILAEQSVLGAIFIDESKLVFVREYIEPADFFKYAHRLIFKAMIDLADRGDAIDAATVRNILDSQDDLQNIGGLSYIADLVNAVPTSANAEYYAKIVAEKAVLRRLISRLTESINQAYDGGSPADEIIAGAEKALIDVSENASRSGFKNIREVLNLNFESLEQRSQQTSDITGIATGYKDLDHMTTGLHEEELIILAARPAVGKTAFALNIAQNIGTKLDKTVAIFSLEMGAESLVDRMLAAEGLIESHSIRTGQLTDEEWRKYTIAQGNLANASIYIDDTPGIRITEIRSRSRKLAQETGNLGLVLIDYLQLITGTGRENRQQEVSEISRQLKILAKELKVPVIALSQLSRSVEQRQDKRPVLSDIRESGSIEQDADIVAFLYRDDYYERGGEEEEGIPNNKVEVIIEKNRSGARGTVELIFQKEYNKFSSISKREE